CATCTACTCTCTGAAGGTATCATAAAGTCTCTCGATGAGTTACTCGATGTAACGGTCAGGGATACGAGGGTTCACGTTACCACGAAGTTCGATTTAAGTTTAAGGTTAAGGGCATCAAGGACCGTAAAAGTTATAGATACACCGTGTGCTACCGTTGAAGATTTCTATCGATTATTAGAT
This genomic stretch from Nitrososphaerales archaeon harbors:
- a CDS encoding formate dehydrogenase accessory sulfurtransferase FdhD — protein: MKYYDGMVDIDYYAIDTSNYTSNYEVGKVVVEAPIDIFANNKHIVTLFSTPLMIKELAIGHLLSEGIIKSLDELLDVTVRDTRVHVTTKFDLSLRLRASRTVKVIDTPCATVEDFYRLLD